From one Populus alba chromosome 17, ASM523922v2, whole genome shotgun sequence genomic stretch:
- the LOC118048765 gene encoding metacaspase-1 isoform X1, which translates to MMDTRSQCYRCRQWFSVPPNTATIKCPSCKFETKTHSFERSKSQDGGRISFRSFLETARTKLSRCGTGSSKSYESLNCKPSTLLFSESLSGLRPCRKRALLIGVTYKNSKHKLKGTIIDVKGFRGLLMDTFTFPKEDIRVLTEEEPEPDFFPTKKNIQNSFKWLVEDCMAGDSLVFYFSGHGIKQFDLDGDESDGFDETICPVDFMEAGTITDDEIKSAIVRPLKKGVTLNAIVDACHSGTVLDLPYVYNRKEKKWENSTRLSEEEKHTDRGLAISLAACEDIQVAADTSSCIGKSSINGGAMTSVLIQIVEKKPTITYGKLLDSIYEDIEKANKEGCLPRIIKGMLNNILSQRPQLSASKEFDVNSRFLILQ; encoded by the exons ATGATGGATACTAGAAGCCAGTGCTATAGATGCAGGCAATGGTTCTCAGTACCACCAAATACTGCAACAATTAAGTGCCCCAGCTGTAAGTTTGAAACTAAAACCCACTCATTTGAACGATCGAAGAGCCAAGATGGAGGTCGGATTTCCTTCAGAAGTTTCTTGGAAACAGCAAGGACTAAGTTATCTCGCTGTGGCACTGGTAGCTCAAAATCTTACGAGTCATTGAATTGTAAACCCTCCACTTTGCTTTTCTCCGAATCTTTATCTGGCTTGAGACCATGCAGGAAGCGTGCACTACTTATCGGAGTGACTTATAAGAACTCGAAGCACAAGCTGAAGGGAACTATCATTGATGTGAAGGGTTTCAGAGGTTTGTTGATGGATACTTTTACGTTCCCGAAAGAGGACATTCGTGTTCTCACAG AGGAGGAGCCGGAGCCAGATTTTTTCCCAACAAAGAAGAATATACAGAATTCCTTCAAATGGCTCGTGGAGGACTGCATGGCTGGTGATTCCTTGGTGTTCTACTTCTCCGGACACGGCATAAAACAATTTGATTTGGATGGCGATGAGAGCGATGGGTTCGATGAAACTATCTGTCCTGTTGATTTTATGGAAGCAGGCACGATCAcagatgatgaaattaagtcTGCCATTGTTAGGCCGCTCAAAAAGGGTGTTACGCTTAACGCAATTGTGGATGCTTGTCATAGTGGAACTGTTCTTGATCTGCCATATGTGTATAACAGAAAAGA GAAAAAATGGGAAAACAGTACCCGTCTATCTGAAGAGGAGAAACATACAGATCGTGGACTGGCAATTTCACTCGCTGCATGTGAAGATATACAAGTTGCTGCAGATACTTCT TCTTGCATTGGAAAGTCATCGATAAATGGTGGTGCCATGACCAGCGTTTTGATACAAATTGTGGAGAAGAAACCTACAATAACATATGGTAAACTGCTAGACTCCATTTATGAGGACATTGAAAAGGCTAACAAAGAAGGATGTCTTCCTCGGATCATAAAAGGAAtgttaaataacattttatcaCAG AGGCCTCAACTTTCTGCTTCAAAGGAGTTCGACGTCAATAGCAGATTTCTTATTTTGCAATAA
- the LOC118048765 gene encoding metacaspase-1 isoform X2, which produces MDTFTFPKEDIRVLTEEEPEPDFFPTKKNIQNSFKWLVEDCMAGDSLVFYFSGHGIKQFDLDGDESDGFDETICPVDFMEAGTITDDEIKSAIVRPLKKGVTLNAIVDACHSGTVLDLPYVYNRKEKKWENSTRLSEEEKHTDRGLAISLAACEDIQVAADTSSCIGKSSINGGAMTSVLIQIVEKKPTITYGKLLDSIYEDIEKANKEGCLPRIIKGMLNNILSQRPQLSASKEFDVNSRFLILQ; this is translated from the exons ATGGATACTTTTACGTTCCCGAAAGAGGACATTCGTGTTCTCACAG AGGAGGAGCCGGAGCCAGATTTTTTCCCAACAAAGAAGAATATACAGAATTCCTTCAAATGGCTCGTGGAGGACTGCATGGCTGGTGATTCCTTGGTGTTCTACTTCTCCGGACACGGCATAAAACAATTTGATTTGGATGGCGATGAGAGCGATGGGTTCGATGAAACTATCTGTCCTGTTGATTTTATGGAAGCAGGCACGATCAcagatgatgaaattaagtcTGCCATTGTTAGGCCGCTCAAAAAGGGTGTTACGCTTAACGCAATTGTGGATGCTTGTCATAGTGGAACTGTTCTTGATCTGCCATATGTGTATAACAGAAAAGA GAAAAAATGGGAAAACAGTACCCGTCTATCTGAAGAGGAGAAACATACAGATCGTGGACTGGCAATTTCACTCGCTGCATGTGAAGATATACAAGTTGCTGCAGATACTTCT TCTTGCATTGGAAAGTCATCGATAAATGGTGGTGCCATGACCAGCGTTTTGATACAAATTGTGGAGAAGAAACCTACAATAACATATGGTAAACTGCTAGACTCCATTTATGAGGACATTGAAAAGGCTAACAAAGAAGGATGTCTTCCTCGGATCATAAAAGGAAtgttaaataacattttatcaCAG AGGCCTCAACTTTCTGCTTCAAAGGAGTTCGACGTCAATAGCAGATTTCTTATTTTGCAATAA
- the LOC118048720 gene encoding metacaspase-1, whose product MAIEMCSRCGVQLVVPPDAQAIRCAVCRAVTRVHSYYPLAQARESASRITSGLISMVSGNITTMTGSGSSSGYPAAGYGGYYAQPPPRPVLQLPLPSMHGRKRALLCGVSYRGKSYKIKGSINDVKCMRYFLVEKFGFPNDSILMLTEDETNPLQIPTKENIRLALRWLVQGCQPGDSLVFHFSGHGSKQLDYDMDEVDGFDETLCPLDYETQGMIVDDEINETIVRPLPQGATLHAIIDACYSQTMLDLPFVCRMNREGYYTWEDQTLSPYAYKGTSGGLALCISACDDNQTSVDTTALAGNASTGALTYCFIQAVQNEPGLTYGRLLNSMRQVIRGAKTGGLRLSGPIASLVNKALFNTEITQEPQLSSSETFDIYAKQFVL is encoded by the exons ATGGCAATAGAAATGTGTAGCCGGTGTGGTGTGCAGCTAGTTGTGCCCCCAGACGCTCAAGCGATTCGATGTGCTGTGTGTCGAGCCGTCACCAGGGTTCATTCCTACTACCCTCTGGCTCAAGCCCGCGAGTCAGCTAGCAGGATTACTTCTGGTCTTATTAGCATGGTTTCTGGCAACATTACCACCATGACTGGTTCGGGTAGTAGCAGTGGCTATCCTGCGGCGGGTTATGGTGGTTATTATGCTCAGCCACCACCTAGGCCCGTGCTGCAGTTGCCTCTTCCTTCAATGCATGGGAGGAAACGGGCTCTGCTTTGTGGAGTAAGCTATCGAGGCAAGAGTTATAAGATCAAAGGAAGTATTAATGATGTTAAGTGCATGAGATATTTTCTTGTAGAGAAGTTTGGGTTTCCCAATGACTCCATACTCATGCTCACAG AGGATGAGACAAACCCATTACAGATACCAACAAAAGAGAACATAAGGCTGGCTTTAAGGTGGCTTGTTCAAGGCTGCCAGCCAGGGGACTCGTTAGTGTTTCACTTCTCTGGCCATGGTTCAAAGCAACTTGATTATGACATGGATGAGGTTGATGGGTTTGATGAAACTTTATGCCCCCTTGACTATGAAACTCAAGGGATGATAGTTGACGATGAAATCAATGAGACCATTGTAAGGCCATTGCCACAAGGAGCCACACTCCATGCCATTATTGACGCCTGCTATAGTCAAACCATGCTTGATCTTCCATTTGTGTGCAGGATGAACAG GGAAGGATACTATACATGGGAGGACCAAACCCTTTCACCATATGCTTATAAAGGCACGAGTGGAGGGCTGGCACTCTGTATCAGTGCTTGCGATGACAATCAAACCAGTGTGGATACGACA GCATTAGCAGGCAATGCTTCGACTGGTGCCTTGACGTATTGCTTCATCCAAGCAGTGCAAAATGAACCTGGATTAACATATGGACGCCTGCTTAATTCAATGCGTCAGGTGATTCGTGGGGCGAAAACTGGTGGATTACGCCTAAGTGGTCCCATCGCATCTCTAGTAAATAAAGCTCTGTTCAACACTGAGATAACACAG GAGCCTCAGCTTTCCTCGTCGGAGACATTTGACATCTACGCGAAGCAGTTTGTACTGTAA
- the LOC118048718 gene encoding uncharacterized protein, with product MGMMETSPITIAPLLIRNIATAIFIFADKSLVALAQKHKLLEHIRYLLVTSFLFFLRLLPSLFPSLNPSSDHQDHDNIQYHHLKPLKTANYLPSSGHGDSGIARALTQLLSIVNDIPVSSRKYEMVRSLAEKVVDDNHGENHEALREVNRGVLSAAFSRTLSQLEAAMMEIAHDGSENGGLRTGPVKGRLNQILKAVRAVGDGSWARSGRGREGEDRSEEKLAAELLWLGQKLSACGCGEEAVRRWASASNLARLALSAEARLQGSLVKVSAFLFKQARELGLDEAGEGQREPQRQTKMKMLMSWLPLLCRASNGTDAPVLTIKERAELETVLEEMIDMLDHEEEQEQVLSLWLHYFAYTSSSDWPNLRASYARWCTASRQLLILN from the exons ATGGGAATGATGGAAACCTCTCCCATCACCATAGCTCCTTTGCTAATAAGAAACATAGCGACCGCCATATTTATCTTTGCTGATAAATCCCTTGTAGCCTTGGCCCAGAAACACAAACTTCTTGAACATATTCGTTATCTTCTTGtcacttcttttctcttctttctacGATTACTCCCTTCTCTTTTCCCTTCTCTGAACCCTAGTTCTGATCACCAAGATCACGATAATATTCAGTACCATCATCTTAAGCCACTCAAGACTGCAAACTACTTGCCTTCATCAGGTCATGGAGATTCAGGTATTGCTCGAGCACTCACACAGCTACTGTCAATCGTTAATGATATTCCGGTTAGCTCAAGAAAGTATGAAATGGTCAGATCATTAGCTGAGAAGGTTGTAGATGATAACCATGGAGAAAATCATGAGGCCTTGCGTGAGGTCAACCGTGGGGTTTTGTCAGCGGCTTTTTCAAGGACACTCAGCCAGCTTGAAGCCGCCATGATGGAGATTGCGCATGACGGGAGTGAAAATGGCGGCTTAAGGACTGGACCGGTCAAGGGTCGCTTGAACCAGATTTTAAAGGCTGTTAGGGCTGTTGGGGATGGGAGTTGGGCCCGGTCTGGTAGAGGTAGAGAAGGAGAGGACCGGTCCGAGGAGAAGTTGGCGGCTGAGCTGCTTTGGTTGGGTCAGAAATTGTCAGCTTGTGGATGTGGGGAGGAAGCTGTTCGGAGGTGGGCTTCGGCTTCAAACTTGGCTAGGCTTGCTCTCTCGGCAGAGGCTCGCCTACAAGGGTCGTTGGTGAAAGTCTCAG CCTTCCTGTTCAAGCAAGCCAGAGAATTGGGACTTGATGAAGCCGGAGAAGGCCAGAGGGAGCCACAACGACAAACAAAGATGAAGATGCTAATGTCCTGGCTGCCATTGCTGTGCAGAGCAAGCAACGGCACCGATGCACCTGTCCTCACCATCAAGGAAAGGGCTGAGCTAGAGACAGTGTTGGAGGAGATGATAGACATGTTGGATCATGAAGAAGAGCAGGAGCAGGTCTTGTCTTTGTGGCTCCACTACTTCGCTTATACTTCATCTTCCGACTGGCCTAACCTCCGTGCCTCTTATGCTAGATGGTGCACTGCTTCTCGTCAGCTCTTGATTCTCAATTGA